The following proteins are co-located in the Pseudobacteriovorax antillogorgiicola genome:
- a CDS encoding putative Na+/H+ antiporter encodes MMLQSSRAAWFRLKSSFFLLTLLVWDGLSLAAGGGGASDQNFPLPLDSYADKDLDLFGKLAFRIEQDPFNLVALVIFLCAITHTFFAGKIAHYAHVVQERHIKRRIESGNAGMGADDVSFLGKLLHFLGEVEAIFGIWVLALMGAIAASKGWGTVVYYVNSKVVYIEPMFVVVIMTIAATRPILNFSEALLRSFAKLGKESVAAWWLSILTLAPILGSFITEPAAMTIAAMLLSKQFYRLKPNDTFKYATLGLLFVNISVGGTLTNFAAPPVLMVAAPWDWSTGYMLTNFGWKAVLGIVIANAVYFLIFKGHFKQLEEYKESHRQSEVEVTASDDSKNVPFWVTGVHILFLVWTVINAHYPVLFIGGFLFFLGFKDMTPQHQNRLELKTAILVGFFLAGLVNHGGVQGWWIAPVLSSLGETPLMLAATTLTAFNDNAAITYLATLVPDFTEGLKYAVVAGAVTGGGLTVIANAPNPAGQSILSKFFTNKSVNPLNLLLGAIIPTIILGTVFMIF; translated from the coding sequence ATGATGCTACAATCCTCACGAGCCGCATGGTTTCGGCTCAAATCCAGTTTCTTCTTGTTGACCCTGCTCGTTTGGGATGGCCTTAGTTTAGCGGCGGGCGGGGGAGGGGCCAGCGACCAAAATTTTCCACTGCCATTGGATAGCTACGCTGACAAAGACCTCGACCTTTTTGGAAAGTTAGCCTTTCGCATTGAACAGGACCCTTTCAACCTCGTTGCTCTCGTGATTTTCCTTTGTGCGATCACACACACCTTCTTCGCTGGAAAAATTGCCCATTATGCTCACGTGGTTCAGGAGCGCCATATCAAGCGCCGGATCGAATCTGGCAATGCAGGAATGGGCGCAGATGATGTGTCATTTCTCGGGAAACTTCTCCACTTTTTAGGTGAGGTTGAAGCCATCTTTGGAATTTGGGTTCTCGCCTTAATGGGAGCCATTGCCGCATCGAAAGGCTGGGGAACTGTTGTCTATTACGTGAATTCAAAGGTTGTTTATATCGAGCCGATGTTTGTTGTGGTGATCATGACCATTGCTGCAACGCGACCCATACTCAACTTTTCCGAAGCTCTTCTGCGTTCCTTTGCAAAACTTGGCAAGGAGTCGGTAGCAGCTTGGTGGTTATCCATACTAACCTTAGCCCCTATTCTTGGTTCATTCATCACAGAGCCCGCTGCCATGACAATCGCTGCGATGTTGCTCTCAAAACAGTTCTATCGCTTAAAGCCGAACGATACGTTTAAATATGCGACACTGGGCTTATTGTTCGTCAATATTTCTGTTGGTGGGACATTGACAAACTTTGCAGCACCACCGGTCTTAATGGTCGCTGCACCCTGGGATTGGTCGACTGGCTATATGCTTACCAACTTCGGTTGGAAGGCAGTACTTGGTATTGTCATCGCGAATGCCGTCTACTTCTTAATTTTTAAAGGGCATTTCAAGCAACTTGAAGAGTACAAGGAAAGTCATCGGCAATCCGAGGTTGAGGTTACAGCCAGTGACGACAGCAAAAACGTGCCTTTTTGGGTCACCGGAGTTCACATCTTGTTCTTGGTTTGGACTGTCATCAATGCTCACTATCCTGTACTTTTCATCGGCGGGTTCTTGTTCTTCCTTGGCTTCAAAGATATGACTCCTCAACATCAGAATCGCCTCGAACTCAAGACAGCTATCCTCGTTGGCTTTTTCCTAGCTGGTTTGGTGAATCATGGTGGTGTTCAGGGCTGGTGGATTGCGCCAGTGTTATCAAGCTTGGGAGAAACACCTTTGATGTTGGCTGCTACAACACTTACAGCATTCAATGATAACGCTGCCATCACATATCTAGCTACTCTAGTGCCAGATTTTACCGAAGGACTTAAGTATGCGGTTGTTGCAGGTGCTGTGACGGGTGGTGGTCTTACTGTTATTGCCAATGCTCCTAACCCTGCTGGTCAATCGATTCTATCTAAGTTCTTCACCAATAAGAGCGTGAATCCCTTGAACCTGCTCCTAGGGGCTATCATTCCAACGATCATTCTCGGGACTGTGTTCATGATCTTTTAG
- the secB gene encoding protein-export chaperone SecB: protein MSNQNQVQVALQRIYLKDLSFESPDPVASFKTKWEPQVNLDIRNQNRKVEGDLYESVLELTATVKVGEQTAFIVEVEQAGIFMIKGLEGEQLNRVLGTFCMNVLFPYAREAVDSMCLKGSFPPLVLAPINFDALYDQSKNQNNK from the coding sequence ATGTCGAACCAAAACCAAGTACAAGTGGCGCTACAACGCATCTACTTGAAAGACCTTAGCTTTGAATCCCCAGATCCCGTGGCAAGCTTTAAGACAAAGTGGGAACCACAGGTGAATCTAGATATTCGCAACCAGAACCGTAAGGTTGAAGGTGATCTTTATGAGTCGGTGCTTGAGCTAACAGCCACTGTAAAAGTTGGCGAGCAAACTGCATTCATCGTCGAAGTTGAGCAGGCTGGGATCTTCATGATAAAGGGCCTTGAAGGCGAGCAATTGAATCGCGTTCTAGGAACTTTCTGCATGAATGTTCTTTTCCCATACGCCCGAGAGGCTGTTGACAGCATGTGTCTGAAGGGGAGCTTCCCTCCACTAGTGCTTGCACCAATCAATTTCGACGCGTTGTATGACCAGTCGAAAAACCAAAACAACAAATAG
- a CDS encoding phosphotransferase: MSKDARHSVRIKITNEPWTLRYSREDESLESPIDDVSSQGLAITPPYRENSPFHVGASVEQVYIVSQYRTYGPLNFRIKRITFQLDIERIHVAMMVDDDNSDAIMKQVYQDLYGLLESEPEPSPEWIPIPARGDANEQSRLQRLNFLRERTAQPLSGLEHCYLDPADASTKVENFIGSIEMPVGVAGPLHFHGERVSGPIYAPFATNETSLVASAARGSKAMSMSGGVSTRVMRQSIRLNPLMIFENHKGANYFTRWLLDHKAEMADQIQDLFPEIDRVEIWPHSLGTKVHISLHYTLAESGSLSKVKQATWTFIQRCLDYMLPKESVTIENFVIDSSFQGDTPADRSPLFSGNGIQVIAEAMITEDVAQTILKSNLSEILAAYRHHQTNRNLNDCKHTHLGLNHTLPSLLMATGQSLSSMVDTCIGQFYVEPVDGGLYTSLILPRLDLETVGKGTSFGHQQQCLELIECHGPGKQGRLAEIVAGFSLALEVSGLASLAKSYFSVSRRSFLKNHPVECLRMEHLDKAFFTPILQTLEGTPGVLVESLSFSSEIMNQSYFAKHLIRRKLPKFVGLTKAKLRYRVGQGDTKYYTCVVKSLLSGQDVQLVIESITKNCGELLSSYISRYQEALPYRDCHEREWRINREPPKPLVEFLPKRPACYRQSKNDAYVVIMEDLGNKIGSIIQDSKRIAEKLGVLHGQLRAHAHSDLYMPHIDQINVASILWGSLVVNGKFLFPEWYDDHLFQHQMNLLAKRDTWLPEWDACPKTMIHGRLNQNHMAFHNDRLTLIDWSYSSWNIAQHDLIDFMIHLHHQLDEELLNELSQAHWQALSESSERDLSQDEWQKQLRLALKFYTVFTYPLGLLEDSFQKSSKLIHFHSNLIRILTWQGLMA, encoded by the coding sequence ATGAGCAAGGATGCTCGACATTCTGTACGGATCAAAATTACAAACGAACCTTGGACGCTGCGCTACTCACGTGAGGATGAATCACTAGAGTCACCCATCGATGACGTTTCCTCCCAAGGTCTGGCGATCACACCACCCTATCGCGAAAACAGTCCCTTTCATGTGGGTGCCAGCGTCGAGCAGGTTTATATCGTTTCTCAATACCGTACTTACGGGCCTTTGAACTTTCGAATTAAACGGATCACGTTTCAACTCGATATCGAGCGAATTCACGTAGCCATGATGGTCGATGATGATAACAGCGATGCCATCATGAAACAGGTCTATCAAGATCTCTATGGGTTGCTGGAATCCGAACCAGAACCTAGCCCGGAATGGATTCCCATTCCAGCCAGAGGAGACGCCAATGAACAGTCTCGCCTACAGCGGCTAAACTTTCTAAGAGAACGCACTGCTCAACCACTTAGCGGCTTAGAGCATTGCTACCTAGACCCAGCTGACGCCTCCACAAAAGTCGAGAACTTCATCGGTTCCATTGAAATGCCAGTAGGTGTTGCTGGTCCCCTCCACTTTCATGGGGAGCGGGTGTCTGGCCCCATCTATGCACCCTTTGCGACTAATGAAACATCCTTGGTTGCCTCGGCGGCGCGGGGTTCGAAGGCTATGAGTATGAGTGGAGGTGTATCGACACGAGTGATGAGACAATCCATCCGGCTCAACCCGCTAATGATATTTGAAAACCACAAAGGAGCTAACTATTTCACCCGCTGGCTGCTTGATCACAAAGCAGAAATGGCTGATCAGATCCAAGACCTATTTCCTGAAATTGACCGCGTTGAAATCTGGCCCCATAGCTTAGGTACCAAGGTTCATATAAGCCTCCATTATACCCTAGCAGAATCTGGTTCCCTATCTAAAGTTAAACAGGCGACTTGGACCTTCATCCAACGGTGCCTCGACTACATGCTTCCCAAGGAATCAGTGACGATCGAAAACTTTGTGATCGACTCTTCATTTCAAGGGGATACCCCAGCCGATCGATCGCCGCTATTTTCAGGTAACGGCATTCAGGTCATTGCTGAAGCAATGATAACTGAAGACGTTGCGCAGACCATTCTCAAGTCAAATTTGAGCGAGATCTTAGCTGCGTATCGCCACCATCAAACTAATCGCAACCTAAACGACTGCAAGCATACTCATCTTGGTTTAAACCATACCTTACCCTCGCTACTGATGGCCACAGGTCAAAGCCTTTCAAGTATGGTTGACACCTGTATTGGACAATTCTATGTGGAGCCCGTTGATGGCGGCTTGTACACATCTCTGATCTTGCCTCGACTTGATTTGGAAACCGTTGGCAAAGGGACCAGTTTCGGGCATCAACAGCAATGCTTAGAGTTAATTGAGTGCCATGGCCCCGGCAAACAGGGGCGGCTCGCCGAGATTGTAGCTGGCTTTTCTTTGGCTCTTGAAGTTTCTGGTTTGGCATCTCTGGCTAAATCCTATTTTTCCGTGAGTCGCCGGAGTTTCTTAAAGAATCACCCTGTGGAATGCCTCCGTATGGAGCACCTCGACAAGGCATTCTTCACCCCAATTTTACAAACGTTAGAGGGAACTCCCGGAGTACTTGTAGAAAGTCTATCGTTTTCTAGTGAAATTATGAATCAGTCCTATTTTGCGAAACACCTCATCCGACGCAAGCTCCCCAAGTTTGTCGGCCTCACCAAAGCGAAGCTTCGCTACCGGGTGGGCCAAGGCGATACGAAGTACTATACCTGCGTTGTAAAGTCTCTCCTATCGGGACAGGACGTCCAGTTGGTCATCGAAAGCATAACCAAAAACTGTGGAGAACTGCTTTCGTCGTATATCTCTCGATACCAGGAAGCTTTACCGTATCGCGACTGTCACGAAAGGGAATGGCGCATCAATCGTGAGCCACCGAAGCCCCTAGTAGAGTTCCTCCCCAAGCGCCCGGCTTGCTATCGCCAAAGTAAAAATGATGCCTATGTCGTGATAATGGAAGATCTCGGTAATAAAATTGGTTCGATCATCCAAGACTCCAAGCGAATCGCTGAGAAGCTAGGGGTGTTGCATGGCCAGCTGCGGGCTCACGCTCACTCCGATCTCTATATGCCTCATATTGATCAGATCAATGTAGCATCTATCCTTTGGGGCTCCTTGGTTGTTAATGGTAAATTCCTGTTTCCCGAATGGTATGACGATCATCTTTTCCAGCACCAAATGAATCTGCTCGCCAAACGAGATACATGGCTACCAGAGTGGGATGCTTGTCCGAAGACAATGATTCACGGTCGTCTCAATCAAAATCACATGGCCTTTCATAACGATCGATTGACTTTGATCGATTGGAGCTATAGCTCTTGGAACATCGCCCAACATGACCTCATCGATTTTATGATTCATCTCCATCATCAACTTGATGAGGAGCTTCTTAACGAGCTGTCTCAAGCCCATTGGCAAGCTTTAAGTGAAAGTTCCGAAAGGGATCTCAGTCAGGACGAGTGGCAAAAGCAGCTCCGTCTAGCTCTTAAATTCTATACAGTATTTACCTATCCTCTTGGCCTCCTTGAAGATAGTTTTCAAAAGTCTAGCAAACTGATTCACTTCCATTCTAATTTGATACGCATTCTAACTTGGCAAGGATTGATGGCATGA
- a CDS encoding GMC family oxidoreductase: MRKTYDILIVGSGVAGALAAHRFLDKGLSVLMLEAGPEPASRDVLVSRYQKADIKVPSVPYPDSPQAPRPDVSKPQDYYVQKGPSFFNSSYERLVGGSTWHWLGSCLRLVPEDFKLKSTFGVGADWPITYEQLAPYYDRAEKFLNVAGDNDFDLDSPRQSKYPSPPVPVSYLDKVIRKRIEGTTFQGRAFKMATNPQARNPKTCLGSNSCVPICPVGAKYEAYKDIKSAVQKGLHLVSKAVASKIDIDSLGAVESITYQTWDGTSHKASAKHFILAAGGIETPKLLLNSKSENVPLGVANLSDMVGRNLMDHPVQLGWALMPEKVWPFRGPLSTSGFEQLRTGTFRKKVAASRLEIHNDGWGWAEGGPVVDAAKFVEQGLRGKKLKEVLQEHCLAQVSIATLLEQLPQSHNRVTLSQKKDALGIPRPEIFYKFTDYEFAGLDLGKAQRQKFFKGLGCKEIRSNDLIFGAGHIMGTTKMGISPKDSVVDSWGQSHDHKNLSILGSSNFPTAGTANPTLTLVALAERTCDRIMDRNFT, translated from the coding sequence ATGAGAAAAACATATGACATCTTGATTGTTGGTAGTGGTGTTGCTGGTGCTTTGGCTGCTCATCGCTTTTTAGATAAAGGACTTTCAGTTCTTATGTTGGAGGCTGGTCCTGAGCCAGCAAGTCGGGATGTCCTCGTATCACGGTATCAGAAAGCCGATATCAAAGTGCCAAGTGTCCCTTATCCTGACAGCCCTCAGGCTCCTCGCCCTGATGTTAGCAAGCCACAAGACTACTATGTTCAAAAGGGCCCCAGTTTTTTTAATAGCAGCTACGAGAGGCTGGTAGGTGGTTCTACTTGGCATTGGCTCGGAAGCTGCTTAAGACTTGTGCCAGAAGATTTTAAACTTAAAAGTACGTTTGGGGTTGGCGCTGATTGGCCGATCACTTACGAACAACTCGCTCCATATTATGACCGAGCAGAGAAATTTTTAAACGTGGCCGGTGACAATGATTTTGACCTCGATTCACCTCGGCAGTCAAAATATCCAAGCCCCCCGGTACCTGTTTCTTACCTTGATAAGGTGATTAGAAAGAGGATCGAAGGGACTACTTTCCAGGGACGAGCCTTTAAAATGGCCACCAATCCTCAGGCTAGAAACCCTAAGACGTGCTTGGGGAGTAATAGCTGTGTCCCGATCTGTCCGGTTGGTGCTAAGTATGAAGCTTACAAAGATATAAAGTCTGCAGTCCAGAAAGGTCTGCATCTAGTGTCGAAGGCTGTCGCTAGTAAGATAGACATCGATAGCTTAGGTGCGGTTGAAAGTATCACCTATCAAACTTGGGATGGGACATCTCACAAGGCATCTGCAAAGCATTTTATTCTTGCGGCTGGTGGTATCGAGACTCCAAAGTTACTCCTGAACTCAAAATCAGAAAATGTTCCTCTAGGGGTCGCCAATTTAAGTGATATGGTTGGCAGAAACCTGATGGATCACCCAGTGCAGCTAGGGTGGGCGCTTATGCCGGAAAAAGTCTGGCCATTTAGGGGGCCTCTTTCAACATCTGGGTTTGAGCAACTGCGAACGGGTACGTTTCGCAAGAAAGTAGCTGCGTCTCGCCTAGAAATACATAATGACGGCTGGGGCTGGGCGGAAGGTGGTCCCGTCGTAGACGCTGCCAAGTTTGTTGAGCAAGGTTTAAGAGGAAAAAAGCTAAAGGAGGTGCTTCAAGAGCATTGCTTGGCTCAAGTCTCAATAGCGACACTCTTAGAACAATTGCCCCAAAGTCACAATAGGGTCACTCTTTCACAGAAAAAAGATGCTTTAGGGATTCCTAGGCCTGAGATCTTCTATAAGTTTACCGATTATGAGTTTGCTGGCTTAGATCTTGGAAAAGCCCAACGACAAAAATTTTTTAAAGGGTTAGGTTGCAAAGAAATTCGATCGAACGATCTTATTTTCGGCGCCGGACATATCATGGGTACTACGAAAATGGGTATCTCTCCAAAGGACTCGGTAGTGGACTCATGGGGACAAAGTCACGATCATAAGAACTTATCTATATTGGGCTCCAGTAACTTCCCAACGGCAGGAACGGCCAATCCAACTTTAACCCTTGTAGCCCTAGCCGAACGAACCTGTGACAGAATCATGGATCGGAATTTTACTTAA